A genomic segment from Flavobacterium sp. 9R encodes:
- a CDS encoding ABC transporter ATP-binding protein: MDVQNIYKSYGNLEVLRGVSMHCAPGEMVGLLGANGAGKTTLFKIIFGLIQPDSGTVTLPQHHAKPLGGIIEKPGLYEYLSAAENIKLFAGLQGIKATTAFVNECLLQVGLDAKRKDPVSRFSMGMKQRLAIAIALLNQPAVLVLDEPFNGLDPVGVAALRDLILELCEEKKLAIILSSHITEELAKCCHRLYVLKGGEMIHSGPTQDILSTHTIGYALYGKGISSAQALKNYSFKIRGQMVWVAIDSDKISKLLQDLLIEGISVESCIPDYSMKELFEI; the protein is encoded by the coding sequence ATGGATGTACAAAATATTTACAAATCGTATGGTAATTTAGAAGTACTTCGCGGGGTTTCTATGCATTGTGCACCAGGTGAAATGGTTGGTTTGTTGGGGGCCAATGGTGCAGGAAAGACAACTTTATTCAAAATTATTTTTGGACTCATTCAACCAGATAGTGGGACGGTAACCTTGCCTCAACATCACGCAAAACCATTGGGTGGAATTATCGAAAAGCCAGGTCTTTATGAATACCTTTCAGCGGCAGAAAATATCAAGTTGTTTGCTGGTTTGCAAGGGATAAAAGCGACCACTGCTTTTGTTAATGAATGCCTTTTACAAGTGGGACTTGATGCTAAACGTAAAGATCCTGTAAGTCGTTTTTCAATGGGAATGAAGCAAAGGTTGGCTATTGCAATAGCATTGTTAAATCAGCCAGCGGTTTTGGTTTTAGATGAACCTTTTAATGGGTTAGACCCAGTAGGAGTGGCTGCTTTGCGTGATTTGATATTAGAGCTCTGTGAAGAAAAAAAACTAGCCATTATTTTATCCTCTCATATCACTGAAGAATTGGCCAAATGCTGCCACCGTTTGTATGTGCTCAAAGGTGGTGAAATGATTCACAGTGGTCCTACCCAAGACATTCTTTCAACTCATACCATTGGATATGCTCTGTATGGAAAAGGAATAAGTAGTGCACAAGCCCTAAAAAACTATTCATTCAAGATACGAGGTCAAATGGTGTGGGTAGCCATTGACTCAGATAAAATTAGCAAACTACTGCAAGATTTACTTATTGAAGGTATTAGTGTAGAATCTTGTATTCCTGATTACAGTATGAAAGAACTTTTTGAAATATAG
- a CDS encoding ABC transporter permease → MMWQLMRIEWFKLFKQQRTYWALAAILIIEGLVLVGAYFQGTEIIELLLENLRKSFYFKGKLLNGNLMIYLLLNTLWFHLPLILMILVSGMMTTEYKDKTLQATFLQPVKKVSFILSKYLVALQLTILVLSFLALTSVLLSNMLFGQGDLIVYLESLNFFTNEEAKERILFAFISGGFSMLFYTVVSMTLAIIIKEATATWIAATFFLVFTNLLLKIDLNSTFLNQWAYVKLIDSWQYFFYPEVEWEQVSFNTVLLFIYTVATALFGSYLFIKKDLE, encoded by the coding sequence ATGATGTGGCAGTTAATGAGAATTGAATGGTTTAAACTTTTTAAACAGCAAAGAACCTATTGGGCATTGGCCGCCATTTTGATCATCGAAGGATTGGTTTTGGTGGGAGCTTATTTTCAAGGGACAGAAATCATAGAATTGTTATTGGAAAACCTTCGAAAATCCTTTTATTTTAAAGGAAAACTGTTGAATGGTAATCTAATGATTTATCTGTTATTGAATACACTTTGGTTTCATTTGCCTTTGATTTTGATGATTTTGGTATCTGGAATGATGACCACAGAATATAAAGACAAAACACTTCAAGCTACCTTTTTGCAACCTGTGAAAAAAGTGAGTTTTATCCTGTCTAAATATTTGGTTGCATTGCAACTAACGATTCTTGTTTTGTCTTTTCTTGCTTTAACTTCTGTTTTGCTGTCTAATATGCTTTTTGGACAAGGTGATTTGATTGTGTATTTAGAATCACTTAATTTTTTCACTAATGAAGAAGCGAAGGAGCGTATTCTTTTTGCCTTTATTTCTGGAGGTTTTTCAATGTTGTTTTATACAGTGGTGAGTATGACATTGGCAATCATTATAAAAGAAGCCACAGCCACTTGGATTGCGGCTACTTTTTTTCTGGTTTTTACTAATTTATTGCTAAAAATAGATTTAAATTCTACTTTCTTAAACCAGTGGGCTTATGTAAAACTAATTGACAGTTGGCAATACTTTTTTTATCCTGAAGTGGAATGGGAGCAAGTAAGTTTTAATACTGTTTTATTGTTCATTTATACAGTAGCAACGGCACTTTTTGGTAGTTATTTATTCATTAAAAAAGACCTAGAATAA
- a CDS encoding ABC transporter ATP-binding protein: MGRFKENDLPKAKITASSINKAKIIFKYAGKNTWKFYLGLLFLLLTSVTALAFPKFMGMLVDCVNKKDSGLANQIALGLGLVLILQSVFSFFRLSLFVNFTENTLANVRLALYKNLVKLPMSFFSQKRVGELNSRISNDISQIQDTLTTTIAEFLRQFILIIGSFVMLASINIKLTIMMISVVPLVGVAAVFFGRFIRKYSKKVQDQVAESQVVVEETMQGISIVKAFANEWYEIERYTTKIREVVKVAIKGGQLRGYFASFIIVCLFGTIVAVVWYGVQLSIAGEITVGELFTFILYSSYVGASSGGIAELYAQMQKAIGATERVFELLEEIPEKINSTENQNFPKIKGDVSFENVAFTYPSRKEIQVLKEISFTALSGQKIAIVGPSGAGKSTIASLLLRFYDTTGGSITIDNKNMLDYDLEALRGNMSIVPQDVILFGGTIKENIAYGKPNATEEEIMLAAKQANALQFIQGFPEQFETVVGERGIKLSGGQRQRIAIARALLKNPSILILDEATSSLDSESEKLVQEALEILMEGRTSIIIAHRLSTIRSADQILVLDQGQITEKGTHQELIAIDNGIYKNLSNLQFSDF, translated from the coding sequence ATGGGAAGATTTAAAGAAAACGATTTACCAAAAGCTAAAATCACGGCCTCTTCAATAAACAAAGCCAAAATTATTTTCAAATATGCAGGCAAAAATACTTGGAAATTTTACCTCGGATTATTATTCCTTTTACTAACAAGTGTAACAGCACTAGCTTTCCCTAAGTTTATGGGAATGTTGGTAGACTGTGTTAATAAAAAAGATAGCGGTTTGGCTAATCAAATTGCATTAGGATTAGGATTAGTGCTAATTCTACAATCTGTTTTTTCTTTTTTTAGATTGTCACTTTTCGTAAATTTTACCGAAAATACTTTGGCTAATGTAAGATTAGCATTGTATAAGAATTTGGTCAAATTACCAATGTCTTTTTTCTCTCAGAAACGTGTAGGCGAATTGAACAGCCGAATCAGCAACGATATTAGTCAAATTCAAGACACCCTAACCACGACCATTGCCGAATTTTTGCGTCAATTCATTCTGATTATAGGAAGTTTTGTGATGTTGGCTAGTATCAATATCAAGTTGACTATAATGATGATTTCTGTTGTTCCGCTAGTTGGTGTTGCTGCAGTGTTTTTCGGTAGATTTATTCGTAAATATTCTAAAAAAGTTCAAGATCAAGTAGCTGAAAGCCAAGTTGTAGTTGAAGAAACAATGCAAGGCATTAGCATAGTAAAAGCCTTTGCCAACGAATGGTATGAAATTGAACGCTACACTACAAAAATTAGAGAAGTCGTAAAAGTGGCTATAAAAGGTGGACAATTGCGCGGTTATTTTGCTTCTTTTATTATTGTTTGTTTGTTCGGAACAATAGTAGCCGTAGTTTGGTATGGTGTACAATTAAGCATTGCTGGCGAAATCACTGTTGGTGAATTATTCACCTTTATTCTTTATTCGAGTTATGTTGGTGCTTCCTCTGGTGGCATTGCCGAATTGTATGCGCAAATGCAAAAAGCCATTGGTGCTACCGAACGTGTTTTTGAATTATTAGAAGAAATTCCAGAAAAAATCAATAGCACAGAAAATCAAAATTTTCCAAAAATAAAAGGAGATGTATCATTCGAAAATGTTGCCTTCACCTACCCTTCTCGTAAAGAAATTCAAGTCTTAAAAGAAATAAGTTTTACCGCCTTATCAGGTCAAAAAATTGCTATTGTTGGGCCAAGTGGCGCTGGAAAATCTACTATTGCCTCTTTGTTATTGCGCTTTTATGACACTACAGGAGGTAGTATTACCATTGACAACAAAAATATGCTGGATTATGATTTGGAAGCTTTACGTGGCAATATGAGCATTGTTCCTCAAGATGTAATTTTGTTTGGAGGAACCATTAAAGAAAATATTGCTTACGGTAAACCCAATGCTACCGAAGAAGAAATTATGTTGGCCGCTAAACAAGCCAACGCGCTACAATTCATTCAAGGTTTCCCAGAACAATTTGAAACTGTGGTCGGAGAAAGAGGAATTAAACTTTCTGGAGGTCAAAGACAGCGAATTGCTATCGCAAGAGCATTGCTAAAAAACCCAAGTATTTTGATTTTGGATGAAGCCACTTCATCTTTAGATAGCGAAAGTGAAAAATTAGTCCAAGAAGCTCTTGAGATTTTAATGGAAGGAAGAACAAGCATCATTATTGCGCACCGTTTATCAACGATTCGTAGTGCGGATCAAATTTTGGTTTTAGATCAAGGACAAATTACCGAAAAAGGAACCCATCAAGAATTGATTGCCATAGATAATGGTATTTATAAAAATTTAAGCAACCTGCAGTTTAGCGATTTCTAA
- a CDS encoding spermidine synthase, with protein sequence MLKKLFSYLIPINIYKSKSSVSKSIEVTWTNGELLIDSENTNYSYGSLQRILRIGLRKIGFNTIQSMDTILVLGVAGGSVIKTLVNEIDFKGQITGVEIDKEIIEVANSYFQLDQIPNLEIKIQDALDFVLKCKDQYNLIIIDVFEDLQMPNFLFEPYFRDKTLSLLKDGGYILFNTMTLNETDNTRNKKFIEGFKNTKFKINSIPRIERHNELILVQPINQKRFQKN encoded by the coding sequence ATGCTAAAAAAACTTTTTAGTTACCTTATCCCTATAAATATTTACAAATCGAAATCATCTGTTAGCAAAAGCATTGAAGTTACATGGACTAATGGTGAGCTACTGATTGATTCTGAAAACACAAACTATTCCTATGGTAGTTTGCAGCGCATCCTTAGAATAGGACTTCGAAAAATTGGTTTCAATACCATTCAATCTATGGATACTATTTTAGTCCTTGGTGTGGCTGGAGGCAGTGTAATTAAAACATTAGTTAATGAAATCGATTTTAAAGGACAAATTACAGGTGTTGAAATTGATAAAGAAATAATTGAAGTTGCAAATTCTTACTTCCAACTTGACCAAATTCCTAATCTAGAAATAAAAATACAAGATGCTCTCGATTTTGTTTTGAAATGCAAAGATCAATACAATTTGATTATCATTGATGTTTTTGAAGATCTTCAAATGCCTAATTTTTTATTTGAACCTTATTTTAGAGACAAAACTTTATCGCTTTTAAAAGACGGCGGCTACATACTTTTTAACACAATGACACTTAACGAAACCGACAATACTAGAAATAAAAAATTTATTGAAGGTTTTAAAAACACTAAATTCAAAATCAACTCCATCCCAAGAATCGAAAGACACAATGAGTTAATTTTAGTACAGCCAATCAACCAAAAGAGATTTCAAAAAAACTAA
- a CDS encoding 1-acyl-sn-glycerol-3-phosphate acyltransferase, producing the protein MKKQIYKWIFFDLMGWKIVGGIENEVKKCVMMVMPHTSNHDFYLGVFTRGIVGLEMNWIGKKELFTFPFNYYFRYMGGEPLDRSGGLNKVDAIASIFKRRDEFRLAVAPEGTRKKVSQLKTGFYYIALKAGVPIVPVAFDFGKKEVNLGEPFFPTSNYEADLNELKKHFVGVEGKIPTNGYDW; encoded by the coding sequence ATGAAAAAGCAAATTTATAAGTGGATCTTTTTTGACCTAATGGGCTGGAAGATTGTTGGTGGTATCGAAAATGAGGTCAAAAAGTGTGTTATGATGGTAATGCCACACACTAGTAATCACGATTTTTATTTAGGTGTTTTTACAAGAGGTATCGTTGGTTTAGAAATGAATTGGATTGGCAAAAAAGAGCTTTTTACGTTTCCGTTTAATTATTATTTTAGATATATGGGAGGTGAACCCTTAGACAGAAGTGGAGGGTTGAATAAAGTTGATGCCATAGCTTCTATATTTAAAAGAAGAGATGAATTTCGTTTAGCGGTTGCTCCAGAAGGAACTCGTAAAAAAGTATCTCAATTGAAAACGGGTTTTTATTATATAGCTCTAAAGGCAGGAGTGCCTATTGTTCCAGTAGCATTTGATTTTGGAAAAAAAGAAGTAAATTTAGGGGAACCATTTTTTCCAACTTCTAATTATGAAGCTGACTTGAATGAGTTAAAAAAACACTTCGTTGGAGTAGAAGGAAAAATTCCAACAAATGGATATGATTGGTAA
- a CDS encoding helix-turn-helix transcriptional regulator, with amino-acid sequence MVNLDIFIKRLEYILDYYSMNAATFADRIGVQRSSLSHLLSGRNKPSLDFVLKIVEEFPEVNLYWLLIGKGSFPDEQNSNIENHTPPILPNPSGSEKEKSKIQEENATNEVPTNFSISSTSKQQIEKIIFFYKNGSFKVYEQD; translated from the coding sequence ATGGTAAACTTAGATATTTTCATTAAAAGACTAGAATATATCCTTGACTATTACAGTATGAATGCGGCTACTTTTGCCGATAGAATTGGCGTACAAAGATCTAGTTTGTCTCACCTCCTTTCTGGTAGAAACAAACCTAGTTTGGACTTTGTTTTAAAAATAGTAGAAGAATTTCCGGAGGTAAATCTATATTGGCTTCTAATTGGAAAAGGCAGTTTTCCTGATGAACAAAATTCAAATATAGAAAATCATACACCTCCTATTCTACCCAATCCTTCTGGATCAGAAAAAGAAAAATCTAAAATTCAAGAAGAAAACGCGACAAATGAAGTACCGACAAACTTTTCAATAAGTAGTACTTCAAAACAACAAATTGAAAAAATTATCTTTTTTTACAAGAATGGTTCTTTCAAAGTATACGAACAAGATTAA
- a CDS encoding M14 metallopeptidase family protein: MEALDLFLNFKEQSVQGRYLTLEAILPILKKHNTNNQVKHVGNSVQERPIYSYQIGTGKTKIFLWSQMHGNESTTTKALLDFITLLNSETELAKMLLEAFTFLAIPILNPDGAYLYTRENANKVDLNRDAQDLTQPESLVLRGVFEVFQPDYCFNLHDQRTIFGVADSGKPATVSFLAPSYNEERDINATRLDAIRVINNINSVLQNYIPGQVGRFDDSFNINCIGDTFQSLGVPTILFEAGHFPDDYLREETRKYIFISLLVSFATLFENDVVDNEISQYLNIPQNKVVFYDFMYKNIKINYDGNEIITNFAVQYKEELIDGKVNFKAYIAAIDNLDSYFGHYEYDAQGALYSDNQGNLPKVNQIADFSLDDTVVFVNGMIKV; encoded by the coding sequence ATGGAAGCGTTAGATTTATTCCTCAATTTTAAGGAACAATCGGTACAAGGAAGGTATTTGACTTTGGAAGCAATTTTGCCAATTCTAAAAAAACATAATACAAATAATCAAGTTAAACACGTAGGCAACTCTGTTCAAGAAAGGCCAATATATAGCTATCAAATTGGTACAGGAAAGACAAAAATCTTTTTATGGTCTCAGATGCACGGTAATGAAAGCACGACCACAAAAGCACTTTTGGATTTTATTACTCTTTTGAATAGCGAAACGGAGTTGGCAAAAATGCTTTTGGAGGCCTTCACTTTTTTGGCTATTCCAATTTTAAATCCTGATGGAGCATATTTGTATACTCGTGAAAATGCCAATAAAGTTGATTTAAATAGAGATGCTCAAGACTTGACGCAGCCTGAAAGTTTAGTTTTGAGAGGTGTTTTTGAGGTTTTTCAGCCAGATTATTGTTTTAATCTTCATGATCAAAGAACAATTTTTGGAGTTGCTGATTCTGGAAAGCCAGCAACTGTGTCTTTTTTAGCTCCTTCTTATAATGAAGAAAGAGATATTAATGCAACAAGACTTGATGCTATTAGAGTTATAAACAATATTAATAGCGTTTTACAAAATTATATTCCAGGGCAAGTGGGGCGTTTTGATGATTCTTTTAATATTAATTGTATTGGCGATACGTTTCAAAGTTTGGGTGTTCCGACAATTTTGTTTGAAGCAGGGCATTTTCCTGACGATTATTTACGTGAAGAAACGAGAAAGTATATCTTCATTTCTTTACTCGTGAGTTTTGCTACACTTTTCGAAAACGATGTAGTTGATAATGAAATAAGTCAATATTTGAATATTCCTCAAAATAAAGTGGTTTTTTATGATTTTATGTATAAAAATATCAAAATAAATTATGATGGTAATGAAATTATAACGAATTTTGCTGTTCAATATAAGGAAGAATTGATTGATGGGAAAGTAAATTTTAAAGCTTACATCGCAGCAATCGATAATTTAGACTCTTATTTTGGTCATTACGAATATGATGCACAAGGTGCTTTGTATTCAGACAACCAAGGTAATTTGCCTAAAGTTAATCAAATAGCCGATTTTTCATTGGATGACACGGTTGTTTTTGTTAATGGAATGATTAAAGTTTAA
- a CDS encoding Lrp/AsnC family transcriptional regulator: MSKFRLDEVDHQILDMLIDNTRVPFTDIAKKLLISAGTVHVRVKKMEDAGIIMGSSLVLDYDKLGYSFIAYVGVFLNNTSQTKFVLERINEIPFVTVASVTTGKFNIFCKIRAKDTKHAKDVIFMIDDIDGVYRTETMISLEESINDKKRLMHTIFKEM, translated from the coding sequence ATGAGTAAATTTCGTTTGGATGAAGTAGATCATCAAATTTTAGATATGTTGATTGACAACACAAGAGTTCCTTTCACCGATATCGCAAAAAAATTATTAATTTCTGCAGGTACAGTACATGTAAGAGTTAAAAAAATGGAAGATGCTGGTATTATCATGGGATCTTCTTTGGTATTGGATTATGATAAATTGGGTTACTCATTTATCGCTTATGTTGGTGTATTTTTAAATAATACTTCTCAAACTAAATTTGTTTTAGAGCGTATTAATGAAATCCCATTTGTAACGGTAGCTTCTGTAACTACGGGTAAATTTAATATTTTTTGCAAGATTAGAGCAAAAGATACTAAACACGCAAAAGATGTTATCTTCATGATTGATGATATCGATGGTGTATACAGAACAGAAACAATGATTTCATTAGAAGAAAGTATCAATGATAAGAAGCGTTTAATGCATACCATCTTTAAGGAGATGTAA
- a CDS encoding phosphoenolpyruvate carboxylase, translating into MYTLPKIERFNRDVLSKYHIYNSVFITLPFDSVDNTGVLLPLFTDICEKGFKKQQTPKEIVDFFSAKYLNNATEDEAIDLMFRFIQYIERQIVLFDAIEDAAFSSVNNMEGRGSLRDIKEKTDAKNKQKELIAFLENFNVRTVLTAHPTQFYPGPVLGIINDLTAAIRENDLIQIKQLLAQLGKTPFIQNEKPNPFDEAISLIWYLENVFYNTSGEMIHYLEKNVFDGTTIQNPLIKLGFWPGGDRDGNPFVTTEITIKVAERLRTSILKCYYFEIRNLKRKLTFSGVDVLISELEQKLYRSVFYSKGEIFITLEEFKEQIHKIKTIIIEQHQSLYLDDLEALLIRVNLFGFHFATLDIRQNSKIHDAVFKDVVNFYLKSNTEVFPDNYFTLSEQEKFEVLENVSGDLDPNVFDNVITRQTLESIQAVKTIQVNNGEFGANRYIISNNESALNVLETFALIKLSNWEEATIDIIPLFESVDDLQHAHEIMEKLYTNASYAAHLKRRGNKQTIMLGFSDGTKDGGYLMANWSIYKAKEALTEISRKYDVQAIFFDGRGGPPARGGGKTHKFYASLGPQIENKEIQITIQGQTISSNFGTLDSCRYNLENLLSAGVTNQVFNNTKNKLSQEDKAILDKMSELGYEKYLSFKNHPKFIPYLEQMSTLKYYAKTNIGSRPSKRSTSENLEFSDLRAIPFVGSWSQLKQNVPGFFGVGTALKYFEDNNEWDKVNNLYKNSLFVKTLLENSMMSLAKSFFPLTAYMRKDPEFGEFWQIIYDEFLETKRLLLKIAGHKDLMENYPDGKASIDMRERIVLPLLTIQQYALLRINELNKATQPNDELIKVYEKIVTRSLFGNTNASRNSA; encoded by the coding sequence ATGTATACCCTCCCAAAAATTGAACGATTCAATAGAGATGTTTTGTCTAAATATCATATATATAATAGTGTTTTTATAACATTACCTTTTGATTCTGTGGACAACACTGGAGTTTTACTTCCTTTGTTTACAGATATTTGTGAAAAAGGTTTCAAGAAACAACAAACTCCAAAAGAAATTGTAGATTTTTTCTCTGCTAAATATTTAAACAACGCTACAGAGGATGAAGCTATCGATTTAATGTTTCGTTTCATTCAGTATATAGAGAGACAAATTGTACTGTTTGATGCAATTGAAGATGCAGCTTTTTCTTCAGTAAATAATATGGAAGGAAGGGGTTCATTGCGTGATATTAAGGAGAAAACAGATGCTAAAAACAAGCAAAAAGAACTAATTGCTTTTTTAGAAAACTTTAATGTACGTACTGTATTGACAGCTCACCCTACACAGTTCTATCCAGGTCCTGTTTTGGGAATAATTAATGATTTAACAGCTGCAATTAGAGAAAATGATCTTATTCAAATTAAGCAGTTATTAGCGCAACTAGGTAAAACACCATTTATTCAAAACGAAAAGCCTAATCCGTTTGATGAAGCAATTAGTTTGATTTGGTATCTAGAAAATGTGTTTTATAATACATCTGGAGAGATGATTCATTATTTAGAAAAAAATGTCTTTGATGGAACGACTATTCAAAATCCATTAATAAAACTTGGTTTTTGGCCAGGAGGAGATAGAGATGGAAATCCATTTGTTACTACTGAAATTACTATTAAAGTAGCTGAGCGTTTAAGAACTTCAATTTTAAAGTGCTACTATTTTGAAATTAGAAATTTAAAACGAAAACTTACTTTCTCTGGAGTTGATGTGTTGATTTCTGAATTAGAGCAAAAATTATATCGTTCTGTTTTTTATTCCAAAGGGGAAATTTTTATCACTTTAGAAGAATTCAAGGAGCAAATACATAAAATCAAAACCATCATTATTGAACAACATCAATCATTGTATTTAGATGATTTGGAAGCCTTATTGATACGTGTAAATTTATTCGGATTTCATTTCGCCACTTTAGATATTAGACAAAACAGCAAAATACATGATGCAGTTTTTAAAGATGTCGTGAATTTTTATTTAAAGTCAAATACTGAAGTTTTTCCTGATAACTATTTTACTCTTTCTGAGCAGGAAAAATTTGAAGTACTTGAAAATGTTAGTGGTGATTTAGATCCAAATGTTTTTGATAATGTCATCACAAGACAAACATTAGAATCAATACAAGCTGTGAAAACTATTCAAGTAAACAATGGAGAATTTGGTGCCAATCGATATATTATTAGTAATAACGAAAGTGCATTGAATGTTCTAGAAACATTTGCTTTGATAAAATTAAGCAATTGGGAAGAAGCAACTATTGATATTATTCCGCTTTTTGAGTCTGTTGACGATTTGCAACATGCTCATGAAATTATGGAGAAATTATACACCAATGCCTCTTATGCTGCACATTTAAAACGAAGAGGAAACAAGCAAACCATAATGTTAGGCTTTTCTGATGGAACAAAAGATGGTGGTTATTTAATGGCGAATTGGAGTATTTATAAAGCAAAAGAAGCCCTTACTGAAATCTCCAGAAAATATGATGTTCAGGCTATATTTTTTGATGGTAGAGGTGGACCTCCTGCTCGTGGTGGTGGAAAAACGCATAAGTTTTATGCTTCGTTAGGTCCTCAAATTGAAAATAAAGAAATCCAGATTACGATTCAAGGGCAAACCATTAGCTCAAATTTTGGAACCTTAGATTCTTGTCGATATAATTTAGAAAACCTTTTGAGTGCTGGAGTGACCAATCAGGTATTTAATAATACCAAAAACAAGTTATCTCAGGAAGATAAAGCAATATTGGATAAAATGTCTGAATTAGGATATGAAAAATACTTGAGTTTTAAGAATCATCCTAAGTTTATACCGTATTTGGAGCAAATGAGTACTTTAAAATACTATGCAAAAACAAATATTGGAAGTCGTCCTTCTAAGCGAAGCACATCCGAGAATTTAGAATTTAGTGACTTGAGAGCAATTCCTTTCGTGGGTTCTTGGAGTCAATTGAAACAAAATGTTCCTGGTTTTTTTGGAGTGGGTACCGCTTTGAAGTATTTCGAAGATAATAACGAATGGGATAAAGTTAATAATCTATATAAAAATTCATTATTTGTAAAAACATTATTGGAAAATAGTATGATGTCTTTGGCAAAATCATTTTTTCCTTTAACAGCTTATATGCGAAAAGACCCAGAGTTTGGTGAGTTTTGGCAAATCATTTACGATGAATTTTTAGAAACAAAACGTTTGTTGTTGAAAATTGCAGGGCATAAAGACCTTATGGAAAATTATCCTGATGGTAAAGCTTCAATAGATATGAGAGAGCGTATTGTATTGCCGCTCTTAACGATACAGCAATATGCTTTATTAAGAATTAACGAATTGAACAAAGCGACTCAACCTAATGATGAACTTATTAAGGTTTATGAAAAAATAGTAACTAGATCTCTTTTCGGAAATACAAACGCGAGTAGAAACTCTGCTTAA
- a CDS encoding DinB family protein: protein MNSNQLPVNEYSKFQATYINAAMNVELIDELEISLHDFIRFVQNIPMDKFDYRYAEGKWTIKEIIQHIIDSERVFSYRALRISRNDKTPLPGFDENNYVDNTNANKRGLQELLTELSAVRHATLLLFKSFSDEQLARIGIASENEISVRAIGFIIIGHQKHHQKVFEERYL from the coding sequence ATGAATTCAAATCAGTTACCAGTTAATGAGTATTCAAAATTTCAAGCTACTTATATCAATGCAGCTATGAATGTAGAATTAATCGATGAATTAGAAATTTCATTACACGATTTCATTCGATTTGTCCAAAATATCCCTATGGATAAATTTGATTATCGTTATGCAGAAGGTAAGTGGACGATAAAAGAAATAATTCAGCATATCATTGATTCTGAAAGAGTTTTCAGTTATCGCGCTTTGCGAATTTCTAGAAATGACAAAACACCTTTGCCAGGTTTTGACGAAAATAATTATGTAGATAATACCAATGCTAACAAAAGAGGTTTGCAGGAATTACTTACCGAATTATCAGCTGTTCGTCATGCTACTTTGTTGTTGTTCAAAAGTTTTTCTGATGAACAATTGGCTAGGATAGGTATAGCTTCCGAAAATGAAATTTCGGTTCGAGCCATTGGTTTTATTATTATCGGACATCAAAAGCACCATCAAAAAGTGTTCGAAGAGCGATATTTATAA
- a CDS encoding DNA-deoxyinosine glycosylase, protein MTTIASFAPIVDATTEILILGSIPGIKSLEKVEYYGNKHNQFWKIICTIFNNAVVPDCYKNKVDFLLQNRIGLWDVVRNCERKGSLDIAIKNQEINDFDTFLNEHPKITTLLFNGKTAYQFFYKKYGQIKGITYYVMPSTSPANTMTFEKKLNEWSLILSHL, encoded by the coding sequence ATGACAACAATTGCTTCCTTTGCTCCAATTGTAGATGCTACAACTGAAATCCTAATTTTAGGTTCTATTCCTGGGATAAAATCGTTAGAAAAAGTTGAATATTACGGAAACAAACATAATCAATTTTGGAAAATCATTTGTACAATATTCAATAATGCGGTCGTACCCGATTGTTATAAAAACAAAGTAGATTTTTTACTTCAAAATCGAATTGGACTCTGGGATGTGGTTCGAAATTGCGAGCGAAAAGGAAGTTTAGACATTGCTATCAAAAATCAAGAAATAAATGATTTTGATACTTTTTTAAACGAACATCCAAAAATTACAACACTTCTATTCAATGGAAAAACAGCTTATCAGTTTTTCTATAAAAAATATGGACAAATAAAAGGCATTACGTATTATGTAATGCCTTCTACAAGTCCCGCAAACACAATGACATTCGAAAAAAAATTAAACGAGTGGTCTTTGATTTTGAGCCATTTATAA